In the Aneurinibacillus soli genome, one interval contains:
- a CDS encoding polysaccharide deacetylase family protein, producing MKKMGLVLSVLLIVYMLSACSTFDKDVAGTQENSGAQKKHKHQHENPFIPSHTYEKGDIDASVPGVPVLMYHHILKASENKKFRKNPAVITPEAFAVQMKILHDNGYKTIQLDTLEQYVDKKIKLPAKTVVLTFDDGYLTNFMYAYPILKRYQYKATMFVITGSMQQDPEKFNPDMLNRVSWSELPKYSDVFTYEPHAHHFHRVLGKESFMLAQPRVAVKNDIHTVSELLHAHHFGNRYFAYPYGQYNQNTIKILKQEGIHMAFTTRKGRVYPGSPKFELNRIGVFPYTSLKEFKKSIGLNAL from the coding sequence ATGAAAAAAATGGGGCTAGTATTATCTGTTTTACTTATCGTATATATGCTTTCTGCTTGTAGTACATTCGATAAGGATGTAGCTGGAACACAGGAAAATTCCGGGGCCCAGAAAAAACATAAGCACCAGCATGAAAATCCGTTTATTCCATCTCATACGTATGAGAAAGGGGACATAGATGCATCTGTTCCTGGGGTTCCTGTTCTTATGTATCATCACATACTAAAGGCAAGTGAAAATAAAAAATTTCGTAAGAATCCAGCTGTAATTACACCTGAAGCTTTTGCTGTCCAAATGAAAATTCTGCATGATAATGGGTACAAGACGATTCAGCTTGATACACTTGAACAATATGTGGATAAAAAAATTAAGCTGCCCGCAAAAACAGTGGTTTTAACCTTTGATGATGGTTATTTGACAAATTTTATGTACGCTTATCCGATACTTAAGCGTTATCAGTATAAAGCAACCATGTTCGTAATCACAGGGTCTATGCAGCAAGATCCGGAAAAGTTCAATCCAGATATGTTAAACCGCGTAAGCTGGTCTGAATTACCTAAGTACAGTGATGTATTTACGTATGAGCCCCATGCGCATCACTTCCACCGTGTACTCGGTAAGGAAAGTTTTATGTTGGCACAGCCACGTGTAGCAGTTAAAAATGATATCCATACCGTTAGCGAATTATTACATGCTCATCACTTTGGTAACCGTTACTTTGCGTATCCATACGGTCAGTATAACCAAAACACGATTAAAATTTTAAAACAAGAAGGCATCCATATGGCCTTTACAACTAGAAAAGGAAGGGTATATCCAGGCAGTCCAAAATTTGAATTGAATCGCATCGGTGTGTTTCCGTATACAAGTCTTAAAGAATTTAAAAAGAGCATCGGTTTAAATGCTTTGTGA
- a CDS encoding dipeptidase, protein MTEKYEGFLKEHRAEHLEEMKTFLRIPSVSALSEHKEDMKRAAEWLVDSLKAAGLENVKLMPTASNPIVYADWLHADSDKTVLVYGHYDVQPVDPLHLWQTPPFEPDIRDEKIYARGASDDKGQVFMHIKAVEALLQTEGKLPVNIKFCIEGEEEVGSPTLEPFVAENKDLLAADVLVISDTPMLERGKPAICYGLRGLCAMQIDVYGAKGDLHSGIYGGGVANPLHALSSILASLHNADGRVAVDGFYDKVVPLTEEERQAYRELNYDEGAVKQELNVSELYGEAGYSFLERTWTRPTLEINGLYGGFQGEGTKTVLPAEAHAKLSCRLVADQEPDDILNAVEAHIHAHTPPGVRVTVTRTDKGRPFQMPYDHPVIQAAMTAYEKAYEVKPALTRMGGSIPIVEGFGRLLAVPVVLMGFGLPGENFHAPNEHFHLENFDKGLLTICAYLKELAHTEWN, encoded by the coding sequence ATGACAGAGAAATATGAAGGATTTCTAAAAGAACACCGAGCTGAACACCTAGAAGAAATGAAGACTTTTCTGCGCATCCCAAGTGTGAGTGCGCTCTCTGAGCATAAAGAAGACATGAAGCGAGCAGCAGAGTGGCTAGTCGATTCCCTGAAAGCAGCAGGACTGGAGAATGTGAAACTGATGCCAACGGCGAGTAATCCAATTGTATATGCCGACTGGCTGCACGCCGACAGCGATAAAACCGTACTTGTATACGGGCACTATGACGTACAGCCGGTCGATCCTCTGCATCTATGGCAAACCCCACCTTTTGAGCCGGATATTCGGGACGAAAAAATTTACGCGCGTGGCGCATCCGATGATAAAGGGCAAGTGTTCATGCATATTAAAGCTGTAGAAGCGCTTCTTCAGACAGAAGGAAAACTTCCGGTCAACATCAAGTTCTGCATCGAAGGCGAAGAAGAAGTGGGCAGTCCGACACTTGAGCCATTTGTAGCAGAAAATAAAGACCTGCTTGCCGCCGATGTGCTGGTCATCTCGGATACCCCGATGCTAGAGCGAGGCAAGCCTGCGATTTGCTACGGTCTGCGTGGATTATGCGCGATGCAGATTGATGTGTATGGCGCAAAGGGCGACCTGCATTCCGGCATTTACGGTGGGGGTGTGGCCAATCCACTGCACGCCCTCTCCTCTATTCTCGCTTCTCTGCACAATGCGGACGGACGGGTAGCAGTCGACGGATTTTATGATAAGGTCGTACCGCTGACTGAGGAAGAACGTCAGGCGTATCGGGAACTGAATTATGATGAGGGAGCCGTTAAGCAGGAGCTGAACGTATCCGAACTGTACGGTGAAGCAGGCTATAGCTTCCTTGAGCGTACATGGACACGCCCGACCCTTGAAATAAATGGGTTGTATGGTGGCTTCCAAGGTGAAGGCACTAAAACCGTCCTACCCGCTGAAGCACACGCCAAGCTTTCCTGCCGACTGGTTGCCGACCAGGAACCGGATGACATTCTTAATGCTGTGGAAGCGCACATTCACGCCCATACACCGCCAGGCGTTCGCGTCACGGTAACCCGGACGGATAAAGGCCGCCCATTCCAGATGCCGTACGATCATCCGGTGATTCAGGCGGCGATGACCGCGTATGAGAAAGCGTATGAAGTCAAGCCCGCCCTGACCCGGATGGGTGGCTCGATTCCCATTGTGGAAGGCTTTGGTCGTCTACTTGCTGTTCCGGTCGTCCTGATGGGTTTCGGTCTGCCGGGTGAGAACTTCCATGCGCCGAACGAGCATTTCCATCTTGAGAATTTTGATAAAGGGCTACTGACGATCTGCGCCTATCTGAAAGAGCTAGCGCATACAGAGTGGAACTAA